A single window of Periophthalmus magnuspinnatus isolate fPerMag1 chromosome 9, fPerMag1.2.pri, whole genome shotgun sequence DNA harbors:
- the LOC117375702 gene encoding uncharacterized protein LOC117375702: protein MMGRSGRKRSSSVWDCFKQVGNYVQCMRCNATLKYCGGATSTMMHHMKKHAAAPFTEPIREEVEEKPIICTVVSADEEEGTSGQIMSQAFLQSPIPSTDLPQNIDRKRLKRSSVWDVFIRSGDEVYCTMCDTKLKYKSSTTSMIYHIKNKHSEALPTHAEVNELICKMIEKDLLPVSVVCGEGFRDLLAFTVQNFKMPTPFDITRLIEGHFHEKVEELQVQLTKVDKVAIIADFWTGIPSQKYVTVSCSFISEDWQGKWVVLQTEKLPSDKGLTAECVSDKVLKVVEEWGLVQKVTACVQNTTDIFPTCDCAKITWDYVACFATTLQLAVNDGLSEDLLHIITAAGKLVRHFNSNSIANEALEQKQLQMCLPQLKLIQSNKSRWDTICDMFESLLEQRWAIKAVLSDRTVFNRQEAQALEIEDDYWQIIENFATVLATLKWATTAISAEAEVSISNIYPITFSLIQAHLEPKENDVEQVVSFKLAVQTSLRKRMEVDSTELASKPALISSMLDPRHKHLNFLSPTVRLAAKVKLHELVSKLDVRGTTVATNEEEHKTFDTPSSSQGMMPTQIKSDRKNTMMLLLGDNYSSPDTTDCEAQVDYYLRDIALSLDINPLNWWRANEPRFPKLAILARHYLCVPGVALPLSTEGGQTFATMRTRLDPEHVNMLIFLNRNVTH from the exons ATGATGGGGCGCTCGGGCAGAAAGAGAAGCAGCTCTGTTTGGGATTGCTTTAAGCAAGTCGGAAACTATGTACAATGTATGAGATGTAACGCTACACTTAAGTATTGTGGCGGGGCAACCAGCACCATGATGCACCACATGAAGAAACACGCTGCAGCTCCGTTTACAGAGCCCAtcagggaggaggtggaggaaaaGCCGATCATCTGCACAGTGGTATCCGCCGATGAAGAGGAAGGCACTTCCGGACAAATTATGTCTCAGGCGTTTCTGCAGTCTCCCATCCCCTCAACAGATCTACCCCAAAACATCGACAGAAAGCGTCTAAAGAGAAGTTCTGTTTGGGATGTATTCATCAGATCAGGGGATGAGGTTTACTGCACCATGTGCGACACcaaactaaaatacaaaagcagTACAACCAGCATGATTTATCACATCAAAAACAAGCATTCAGAGGCACTGCCTACTCATGCAGAGGTCAACGAGCTCATCTGTAAAATGATAGAGAAGGACCTGCTCCCTGTCAGCGTGGTTTGTGGGGAAGGCTTTCGTGATCTTCTTGCATTTACGGTCCAGAATTTTAAAATGCCAACTCCCTTTGATATCACACGTTTGATTGAGGGACATTTCCATGAGAAAGTAGAGGAACTCCAGGTACAATTGACTAAAGTGGACAAAGTGGCAATAATTGCAGATTTTTGGACAGGTATTCCATCTCAGAAATATGTGACAGTATCATGTTCGTTCATAAGTGAGGACTGGCAGGGAAAGTGGGTTGTACTGCAAACTGAGAAGCTCCCCTCTGACAAAGGCCTCACTGCagaatgtgtctcagataaagtTCTTAAAGTTGTAGAGGAGTGGGGTCTTGTTCAAAAGGTTACAGCATGTGTTCAGAACACAACTGACATATTCCCAACTTGTGACTGTGCCAAGATCACATGGGACTATGTTGCCTGCTTTGCCACAACACTGCAGTTAGCAGTAAATGATGGACTGTCGGAGGATCTCCTTCATATTATAACTGCTGCAGGGAAACTTGTTAGACACTTTAACAGTAACTCAATAGCTAATGAAGCTTTGGAGCAAAAACAGCTTCAGATGTGTTTGCCCCAACTTAAGTTAATTCAGTCAAACAAAAGCAGATGGGACACTATATGTGACATGTTTGAAAGCCTGCTGGAGCAGCGGTGGGCCATTAAAGCTGTACTCTCAGACCGCACAGTTTTCAACAGGCAAGAAGCTCAAGCACTTGAGATTGAAGATGACTACTGGCAAATTATTGAGAACTTTGCAACTGTGCTAGCAACACTGAAATGGGCAACAACCGCTATATCAGCCGAGGCAGAGGTAtcaatttcaaatatttatccaATAACCTTCAGCCTCATACAGGCACATCTAGAGCCTAAGGAGAATGATGTTGAACAAGTGGTTTCATTTAAACTGGCAGTGCAGACATCCTTAAGAAAACGTATGGAG GTTGACTCAACTGAACTGGCATCCAAACCGGCCTTGATTTCTTCCATGCTTGACCCTCGTCACAAACACCTCAACTTCCTGTCTCCAACAGTAAGACTGGCTGCAAAGGTAAAACTACATGAACTGGTGTCAAAGTTGGATGTAAGAGGTACAACAGTGGCCACCAACGAAGAAGAACACAAGACTTTTGATACACCTAGTAGTTCTCAAGGAATGATGCCCACTCAAATCAAAAGTGACAGGAAAAATACTATGATGTTGCTGCTGGGGGATAACTACAGTAGCCCAGATACCACAGACTGTGAGGCTCAAGTAGATTACTATTTGAGAGATATAGCACTCTCTCTGGACATTAACCCTCTTAACTGGTGGAGAGCAAATGAACCACGCTTTCCCAAGTTGGCTATTCTGGCACGTCACTACCTTTGTGTGCCAGGTGTAGCGCTCCCATTATCAACTGAGGGTGGACAAACATTTGCAACTATGCGCACAAGACTGGATCCTGAGCATGTGAATATGCTCAtctttttaaacagaaatgtgACTCATTAA
- the wdr54 gene encoding WD repeat-containing protein 54 gives MFHKEKSIQIKNSASALYNNLSVLRIAPRKLTYFTVVHANVVNMVSASWDGLNYSHRQLQSKEPNVATSTSLIMQASFCVLPSRELLVVTSQKGIQMYESDGSIMVYWHALDTPETPTAQAVFARGISAVWDNYICVGVSSGSILVFDIPSKGSNITLSEVLEEHKEPITDMASECSGSQECIADMVSADDGGNLCLWKAGEEFHLLNKIPGFDMTCSSVKLWKGTVAAGYGTGQIRLYEAVTGILHVEINAHARWINSLDIAPFSGLLLSAAEDSLVRVWHMSLTPETNSVEVAHLHNECVTDTQICGARFCDDDGYAFAVTGYDLSEIIRYTQT, from the exons ATGTTtcacaaagaaaaaagtatccaaataaaaaacagcGCCTCCGCGCTGTACAATAACCTGAGTGTGCTGCGCATCGCGCCACGGAAACTCACCTACTTCACTGTGGTCCACGCAAATGTGGTGAATATGGTGAGTGCATCTTGGGACGGACTGAATTACTCCCACCGCCAGCTACAATCCAAGGAGCCTAATGTGGCAACTAGCACATCACTCATTATGCAG GCCTCGTTCTGTGTTTTACCTTCACGTGAGCTGCTTGTGGTGACCTCCCAGAAAGGCATTCAG ATGTATGAATCTGATGGTTCTATAATGGTGTACTGGCATGCCCttgacacacctgaaacacccACAG CCCAGGCAGTATTTGCCAGAGGAATTTCAGCAGTATGGGATAATTACATCTGCGTGG GTGTGTCATCAGGGTCTATATTAGTATTTGACATTCCAAGTAAAGGCAGTAACATCACATTATCGGAGGTCCTGGAAGAGCATAAAGAGCCTATCACTGACATGGCTTCAGAGTGCTCTGGTAGCCAG GAGTGCATAGCTGACATGGTCAGTGCTGATGATGGAGGCAACCTGTGTCTGTGGAAAGCTGGCGAGGAGTTTCATTTACTGAACAAGATACCTGGTTTTGA TATGACCTGCTCATCTGTGAAGCTGTGGAAGGGCACTGTAGCTGCAGGTTATGGCACAGGACAAATCCGTTTGTATGAGGCTGTCACTGGAATTCTACATGTGGAAATTAATGCTCATGCTCGCTGGATTAACTCTTTGGACATTGCTCCATTTTCTGGCTTA CTTTTGTCTGCGGCTGAAGATTCACTAGTGCGTGTGTGGCACATGTCTTTAACTCCTGAAACCAACAGTGTTGAG GTGGCTCATTTACATAATGAATGTGTGACAGACACACAAATCTGTGGTGCCCGTTTCTGTGACGACGATGGTTATGCCTTTGCAGTGACTGGCTACGACCTGAGTGAGATCATACGatatacacagacataa